The window GCCGTGCCCCGGTGACGGCCCCGTGCCCGTCCCCCCGCAGAGATGTGGTACGGCGTGTTCCTGTGGGCGCTCGTCTCCTCGCTCTCCTTCCACGTCCCCGCCGCCCTGCTCGCCCTCTTCACGCTGCGGCGCCACAAGTACGGCCGCTTCATGGCGCTGGGCCTCCTGCTGATGGGCATCGTGGGACCCATCACCGCCGGCATCCTCACCAGTACGGGacccgccgcccgcccccccaacccccccgcTGTGCCCGTGGGGTGCCTCGCAGGGGGGCGCGTTCCCCGCTTCAGGCCAAAACCACCCAGGTTTGGTGTCTGTGCAAAAAACGGGTGACGTCCGTGGGCTGCCGGCGTCACGGTGTGGAGTGAAAACGCTCCCCCGGGCCGCTCAGCACCCCGCGGAGGccctggcagagctctgccGACGCTTTTCTCCACAAATCTCTGGTGCCACCCGCGTTCGTTGCCTCGGGGCTAAGATCTGTCGCGTATCCAGCACCCCGCCGTGCTGCCTGccgagctgctcctgcagagcccccccctTCTCCAGTTAGCCCCCTCCCCGTGGCACGGCAGTGTGTTTTTCGGCATATCACGCAGTAATCTTTCTGTTTCCCCCCCCTTTCTGCAGGTGCTGCCATCGCAGGAGTTTAcagagctgcagggaaaaaCATGATTCCCTTCGAAGCCCTCATTTTAGGAGTGGGCCAGAC is drawn from Oxyura jamaicensis isolate SHBP4307 breed ruddy duck chromosome 11, BPBGC_Ojam_1.0, whole genome shotgun sequence and contains these coding sequences:
- the TMEM170A gene encoding transmembrane protein 170A isoform X1; this translates as MEGGEASGGLLQQILSLRLVPRSGNGTAAYSNPLAAFSEMWYGVFLWALVSSLSFHVPAALLALFTLRRHKYGRFMALGLLLMGIVGPITAGILTSTGPAASGQNHPGAAIAGVYRAAGKNMIPFEALILGVGQTFCVVVVSFLRILATL
- the TMEM170A gene encoding transmembrane protein 170A isoform X2, translating into MEGGEASGGLLQQILSLRLVPRSGNGTAAYSNPLAAFSEMWYGVFLWALVSSLSFHVPAALLALFTLRRHKYGRFMALGLLLMGIVGPITAGILTSAAIAGVYRAAGKNMIPFEALILGVGQTFCVVVVSFLRILATL